The genomic window CCTCGGACATCTGCCGGGGCCGCGACTGCCGGCCACTATAGCAGACGGCAGGTTGGCTCCTAGCAGTGCGCTGTGGGGTCAGGCAGGGTCGCTCTTCGGCGCCTCGTCCTCATGCCCCTTGAGGCCGCGAATCTCCTCGATAAAGCGTTCCAGACTGTCGAAGTCGCGGTAGACACTGGCAAAGCGGATGTAGGCCACGTCGTCGAGGGGTCGTAGAAAAGTCATGGCGCGGCGCCCGATTTCCTCGGTGGGAATTTCGCCGCCCTGCACCTCGTCTTCGAAGCTGTAGGCGAAAGTCCGTAGCGCCGCCTCCTCCACCGGACGTTTCTCGCTGGCGAGCGCCAGGCCGCGCAGCAGCTTGTCGGGGTTGAAGGCCTCGCGCACGCCGCTGCGCTTGACGACCATCAGCGGTTCGAGCTGCGCCCGCTCGTAGGTGGTGAAGCGCCGGGTGCAGGTCAGGCACTCGCGGCGGCGCCGGATGCTGGCTCCGTCGTCGCTGGGACGAGAATTGATGACCCGCGAATCGGGCGAGGAACAGTAGGGACACTTCACGGCTGGCGGTCCACCTGCCCGGAACGGATCTGCTCGGCGCGGACTTGGTCAGAACGGGCCTGGCCTGCGCGGGGCAACGGGGGCAGCGGCACCTCGAGCACGTTGCCGCCGAGGTGCCCGAGCGACGGCATCGCCAGGGCCAGCACCGCGTCGGTCAGCGGCTGGTCGAGCCGGTCGTCGCCGCTGCTCGCCCGCGAAGGCAGCAGCAGGTTCAGGCGCATGTCTTCCTGCCCTGCGTGCTCGACCAGCGAGCGAATCGCCCCGCGCTGGGGCTGCACCTGCAAGCCCGCCTCGTCGCGGTGCGGCCCCACGATGGTCAGCCAGGTCTGGGGGTGGCGGCGGCGCAGCACCTGGGTCAAGGCAACGGTGCTCTTGACGTTGGCGCCGAACAGGTCCATCCACTCGTTTTCGCTGAGGTCCTGAAAGGTGGAGTAGGCCCGCTTGTCCGCGAGGTGCACCACGCCGTGCAGTTCGCCGTAGATGTCGAGAATGCGCCCGAGCGCGCTGATGCAGTCGAGCGGCACCGACACGTCGGCGGCAAGCGGAATGACCTGCCCGCCCTGCTGCTCGATGCCGCTGGCGATGGCGGCGAGGTTTTCGGGCGCGGTGCCCACCAGAATCACGCTGGCGCCCGCGTGGGCCAGCGCGGTGCCGATGGGCCGCCCGTAGCCCTGATCGGCGCTGGTCACGGCAATCACCTGATTGGTGAGCAGGCCGCGCTGGGCCGGGGAAGGCGAAAACGCGCCGCCAGCGGAAGACGTCATAGCGGCCAGCATAGCGGGCCAGCCGCGCAAAATTGCGACGCCGCAGACGGGCGCCGGATTGCGCGCCCCGGCGCTACTGCCGGTACTCGCGGCCTTTCCACGCCACCTGCCGCCGCAGCGCCCGGCGGTACACCGGCAGCATCAGCAGTGGCGTGAGCGGCCCCAGCAGCCCCTCGGCGAGGTCGGCGGGGCGGCGGCGTCCGGCGAGAAAGTTGGTCAGCGGGCGCTCGGCCACACTCGCCAGCCGCAGCCAGCGCGCCCCCGGCAGCGGCCACAGCCAGGGCGCCGTGTAGATGGCGAACACCAGCGCGAAGCTCAGCGCCAGCCGCCCCCGCCGTCCCCCGTGCACCGCGAGCAGATTCTTGCCGAAGCCGGCCACCGAGTCGGGGTAAGAGCGGTACATCCGCACCCCGATACAGTCCTGACCGAGCGCGAGCGAGAGCCGCCCGCCCGCCTCACGGACCCGGTAGGCAAACTGCACGTCCTCGAGCACGTCGCCGCGCACCGCCGCGTGCCCGCCGAGCGACCAGTAAAAGGAGCGCCGGAAGACCATGACCTGCCCGTTGGCCGCGCTCGCCGACGGAATGGGAAAAAGCAGCAGCGGCAGCGGAAAGAGCAGCAGCAGCGGCAGCTCGGCCAGCGGGGTCAGCAGCCGCTCGCCGGGGGTCACGTTGCGCTGGCGCGGCCACACGCTGAGCAGGTCGGCGCCCGCGCGTTGCCACTGCGCCGTCACCGCGCCCAGCGCACCGGGGTGCCAGCTCACGTCGGCGTCGGTGAACACAAGCACGTCGCCGCTCGCCGCCCGCGCGAGTTGCTGACAGGCCCAGGGCTTGCCCACCCAGCCGGGCGGCAATGGCTCGCCGGTCAGCACGCGGGCGCCGAGGCTGCGGGCGACCTGCGCGGTGTCGTCAACCGAGCCGTCGTCGAGGACGAGCACCTCCGCCGCGCCCTGAGCAAGCAGACCGGGCAGGTTGCGCCGCAGGTTGGCGGCCTCGTCGCGCGCGGGTACGAGCAGCGAAACGCGCACGTCCGGCAGCGGCGGCTGCGGGCGCAGGCGGGGAAAAGCCACAGCGTTGTTGACCAGCATCAGGGCCTTGTAGCCGAGAAAAGCGCCGGTCAGGACGTGGTAGAGCAGCGAGAGGGGCTTCATCGGAGCGGGCCTTTCGGTGCGGGGAGTGAAGCGCCCTGCAAAGTCGTCAGCCGGGCGAGCAGCCGCGTGGGCAGGCCGGGCCGGTCGTGCACGCTGCTCGCGCCGCGCACCCAGCGCAGGTATCCGGCGGGCGGCAAATCAGGGTCGGCGGCGTGCAGGTCGGCGTCCAGCCGGGCGACGGCAGCACGGAGGGCTCCGGCCAGGTCGGCGGGCGGCATCGGCGGCGCGAACCGCACGAAGGCTTCGGGCTTCTGCGCTCCCCGCACCAGCACCCGCAGCCCGACGGGAATCAGGGGCACGCCTGCTTGCCGGGCCACCCACGCCGCGCCGGGGTGCAGCGCGCCGAGCGGGCCGGGCGGTTGCAGGGCGCCCTCGGGAAAGAGAACCGTCCAGCCGCCGCGCCGGGCGTGGCGCACGGCGGCGCGGACCTCCCCGGTGCCGATGGCCCCCACCCGCCGCAGAAAGGGAAAGCGCCCGAGTTGCCGCTCGGTCATCATCACCCGGAGGTCCGCGCCGCACTGCCAGGCGAGTTCGCCGAGCAGGTAGCCGTCCCACCACGACTGGTGGTTGGGGGCGAGCACCGCGCCGCCGGGCGGCAAAGGCCCGGTCACGTAGACCCCGGCGAGCTCGGCGCGCAGGCTGCGGCGAATGCTCAGGCGCACCAGGGGGCCGGTCCAGTCGCCCTCAACTGGCACGCCGCACCCCGCGCGCGAGCAGCGCTCCCAGCCCCATCACGGCGAGTGTGACCCCCGCTTCCGCCAGCCGCCCCACCAGCACCAGCCCGCCCGGCAGAAAAAAAGCCTCGGTGAAGTAGGCGAGCGAGAAGGACGGCGATAAGCCCTCAGCCTTCTGCTTCTCTTTGGCATCAAAAAGCCCCGGCGCCAGACGCTTCATGCCCCAGGCAATCGCCGTGCCCACCGCCCACCAGCCGAGAAAGTTCTGCACCGGCGCCCCGGCCCACAGCGGGTGGGGGTCGCTCCAGCGCCAGTAGTTCTGCGCCGTCATCAGCGGTTCGAGGCCCACGTCCCAGCACGTGATGAGCAGCCCCGCCAGCCAGGGGCGCCCGCCCGCGAGTTGCAGCCCGGCGAGGGTAAAGGCGAACCAGCCCAGCGGCACGATAAGCGGCACCGTGAGCACGGTGGGCGCGGGGGCGGTGGCGTAGGAGTACTGCCCAAAAGGAACCCCCGTCCGGCTGCCGAGCAGTTCCACGCCCAGCCCGGCGAGGCAGGCGAGGGCGGCGAGCTGCGCGGCCTGGCCCCAGCCCGCCCGCTGCGCGGCGTAGCTCAGTCCGGCGACGAACAGCGCCCCGGTGCTGAGCAGCCCCAGCAGCGCAAACCCCTGCGGCCACAGCGGCACCGGAATCTTGAGGGCCACGGAGAGCGCGAGCCACCCCAACCACGGCGGCGTCTCAGCGAGCAGCCGTTGCCAGCGCCGCCGCAGGGTGGCCCCGAACGCTGACCCCAGCGCGTCCCCCGCCAGCGCAAACACCCCGGAGAGCGGCAGCCCCAGCGCAATCAGAGCCCAGCCTGCGGACTGCTCGGCCAGCGCCAGCAGCGCCCCCAGAAAGGCGAGGCCGAGGCCAGCGGCGGCCAGCCCCCAGCGCAGGAGGGGGGGCGAGATCAACCCGGCTCCTGCGAGTGCAGGGCGGCAAAATACTGGGCGGTCGTCTCCGAAACGTCCCCCGGCAGGGCGCTCGGCGGCCACATGCCCAGGATCCGCATCTCGCCCACCGTCAGCTCAGTTTCCTCGCGCAGTTCGCGGGGGGTGGTTTCCTCAATGGCTTCGGCGCCTTCACTTCCGCCCCCCGGCACGTCCCACTGGCCGTCGTCGCGGCGCCGAACCAGCAGCACTGCGGCCCCGCGCCGCACGGCGATTCCGGCCCCGGTTCGTTTCATTTCCAGCGCCTCCGCGTCAGGTCCTTCACGATGACCCGCGCCGCGTTGCGTCCCGAGGCGCCCATGATGCCTCCGCCGGGGTGGGTGCTGGCGCCGGTGAGGTACAGCCCCTGCACGCCCGGCCAGCGGTACTGGCTCGCTTTCAGCCAGGGGCGGAAGGAGAACATCTGGTCGAAGGACATTTCCAGGTGCATCACGTTGCCCCGGTGCAGGCCGAGGTTGGTTTCCAGCCACTGCGGCGTCTGCACGAGTTCGCCCACAATCGTGTCGCGGGTGCCCGGCGCGTAGTGCTCAAAGGCCCGCAGGATGTTCTCCCGCGCTTCGGCGGTGCGCGTTTCCCAGCTCCCGGTGGCGAGCTCGAAGGGGTAGTACTGCGCCCACAGCCACAACACGTCGCCGTTCGGTGGGGCGAGCGAGTCGTCCACCGCGCTGAAGCTCATGGCGACGAGGGGCGGGTCGGTGGTGGGCTGCCCGGCGAGGTATTCGCCGTAGCCCTGCATGATTTGCCGCTCGTTTTTGATCAGCAATCCCAGGCCGATGCGTGAGTCGGGCTCGGTGTGGTGACGGTATTTGACTTTTTCACTGAGGGCGAGGCGCAAAATCATGCCGAAGCCGTTGCCCACGCGCACATTCCTGGCGGCGCTAGGGACATATTCGGCGGGCAGGGCATTCGCAGTGGTCAGGATGTGGACGCCCGACACGACGGCGCGGGCGGTGTACGTCTCGCCGCTTTCCAGCCGGATGC from Deinococcus radiodurans R1 = ATCC 13939 = DSM 20539 includes these protein-coding regions:
- the cruF gene encoding carotenoid 1,2-hydratase CruF; translated protein: MISPPLLRWGLAAAGLGLAFLGALLALAEQSAGWALIALGLPLSGVFALAGDALGSAFGATLRRRWQRLLAETPPWLGWLALSVALKIPVPLWPQGFALLGLLSTGALFVAGLSYAAQRAGWGQAAQLAALACLAGLGVELLGSRTGVPFGQYSYATAPAPTVLTVPLIVPLGWFAFTLAGLQLAGGRPWLAGLLITCWDVGLEPLMTAQNYWRWSDPHPLWAGAPVQNFLGWWAVGTAIAWGMKRLAPGLFDAKEKQKAEGLSPSFSLAYFTEAFFLPGGLVLVGRLAEAGVTLAVMGLGALLARGVRRAS
- a CDS encoding 1-acyl-sn-glycerol-3-phosphate acyltransferase, producing MPVEGDWTGPLVRLSIRRSLRAELAGVYVTGPLPPGGAVLAPNHQSWWDGYLLGELAWQCGADLRVMMTERQLGRFPFLRRVGAIGTGEVRAAVRHARRGGWTVLFPEGALQPPGPLGALHPGAAWVARQAGVPLIPVGLRVLVRGAQKPEAFVRFAPPMPPADLAGALRAAVARLDADLHAADPDLPPAGYLRWVRGASSVHDRPGLPTRLLARLTTLQGASLPAPKGPLR
- a CDS encoding SDR family NAD(P)-dependent oxidoreductase; the encoded protein is MTSSAGGAFSPSPAQRGLLTNQVIAVTSADQGYGRPIGTALAHAGASVILVGTAPENLAAIASGIEQQGGQVIPLAADVSVPLDCISALGRILDIYGELHGVVHLADKRAYSTFQDLSENEWMDLFGANVKSTVALTQVLRRRHPQTWLTIVGPHRDEAGLQVQPQRGAIRSLVEHAGQEDMRLNLLLPSRASSGDDRLDQPLTDAVLALAMPSLGHLGGNVLEVPLPPLPRAGQARSDQVRAEQIRSGQVDRQP
- the nrdR gene encoding transcriptional regulator NrdR, translating into MKCPYCSSPDSRVINSRPSDDGASIRRRRECLTCTRRFTTYERAQLEPLMVVKRSGVREAFNPDKLLRGLALASEKRPVEEAALRTFAYSFEDEVQGGEIPTEEIGRRAMTFLRPLDDVAYIRFASVYRDFDSLERFIEEIRGLKGHEDEAPKSDPA
- a CDS encoding glycosyltransferase, producing the protein MKPLSLLYHVLTGAFLGYKALMLVNNAVAFPRLRPQPPLPDVRVSLLVPARDEAANLRRNLPGLLAQGAAEVLVLDDGSVDDTAQVARSLGARVLTGEPLPPGWVGKPWACQQLARAASGDVLVFTDADVSWHPGALGAVTAQWQRAGADLLSVWPRQRNVTPGERLLTPLAELPLLLLFPLPLLLFPIPSASAANGQVMVFRRSFYWSLGGHAAVRGDVLEDVQFAYRVREAGGRLSLALGQDCIGVRMYRSYPDSVAGFGKNLLAVHGGRRGRLALSFALVFAIYTAPWLWPLPGARWLRLASVAERPLTNFLAGRRRPADLAEGLLGPLTPLLMLPVYRRALRRQVAWKGREYRQ
- a CDS encoding NUDIX domain-containing protein, with product MKRTGAGIAVRRGAAVLLVRRRDDGQWDVPGGGSEGAEAIEETTPRELREETELTVGEMRILGMWPPSALPGDVSETTAQYFAALHSQEPG